A genome region from Triticum aestivum cultivar Chinese Spring chromosome 2B, IWGSC CS RefSeq v2.1, whole genome shotgun sequence includes the following:
- the LOC123040727 gene encoding uncharacterized protein isoform X2, with amino-acid sequence MAVADAVLPSPPTPPPPPARIVVVMLLLLRFARVLRVAAGALTYVCSAVACVSTGAAAALLVAHRAWGTRSGPFLFLQALMYGGLKVCVLSVLASLALAVLMVCVQRVAYEIAVRTGSISEYNKRSFFMPGGGTRRNGKHDHSVVEVFGEFGKELQCPFR; translated from the exons ATGGCCGTCGCCGACGCGGTGCttccctcgccgccgacgccgccgcccccgccggcgcgGATCGTCGTCGTGATGCTGCTGCTCTTGCGCTTCGCCCGCGTCCTCCGCGTCGCGGCGGGAGCCCTCACCTACGTGTGCTCGGCGGTCGCGTGTGTCTCCACCGGGGCCGCGGctgcgctgctcgtcgcgcaccgCGCCTGGGGCACGCGCTCCGGCCCCTTCCTGTTCCTCCAGGCGCTCATGTACGGGGGCCTCAAGGTTTGCGTCCTCAGCGTCCTTGCGTCGCTCGCGCTTGCCGTCCTGATGGTGTGCGTCCAGCGCGTGGCATACGAGATTGCAGTTCGAACTGGATCCATTTCGGAATACAATAAG CGCTCATTCTTCATGCCTGGAGGAGGGACCAGGCGGAATGGAAAGCACGATCACAGTGTTGTTGAG GTGTTCGGAGAATTTGGCAAGGAGCTACAGTGCCCATTCCGCTGA
- the LOC123040727 gene encoding uncharacterized protein isoform X1: protein MAVADAVLPSPPTPPPPPARIVVVMLLLLRFARVLRVAAGALTYVCSAVACVSTGAAAALLVAHRAWGTRSGPFLFLQALMYGGLKVCVLSVLASLALAVLMVCVQRVAYEIAVRTGSISEYNKSRFVSIKREPLSHLFWLPRTAVLGVAVDVAFFLLTVAGLLVATMSLHVEGSKSHGQMAGSVIMEVGLFGMLVTACFVTIPALILHAWRRDQAEWKARSQCC, encoded by the exons ATGGCCGTCGCCGACGCGGTGCttccctcgccgccgacgccgccgcccccgccggcgcgGATCGTCGTCGTGATGCTGCTGCTCTTGCGCTTCGCCCGCGTCCTCCGCGTCGCGGCGGGAGCCCTCACCTACGTGTGCTCGGCGGTCGCGTGTGTCTCCACCGGGGCCGCGGctgcgctgctcgtcgcgcaccgCGCCTGGGGCACGCGCTCCGGCCCCTTCCTGTTCCTCCAGGCGCTCATGTACGGGGGCCTCAAGGTTTGCGTCCTCAGCGTCCTTGCGTCGCTCGCGCTTGCCGTCCTGATGGTGTGCGTCCAGCGCGTGGCATACGAGATTGCAGTTCGAACTGGATCCATTTCGGAATACAATAAG AGCCGCTTCGTATCAATCAAGCGGGAGCCGCTTTCACACTTGTTTTGGCTTCCGCGCACTGCGGTGCTTGGAGTGGCCGTGGATGTGGCTTTCTTCCTGCTAACGGTCGCTGGTCTTCTGGTAGCAACGATGTCGCTGCACGTGGAGGGTTCGAAATCTCATGGTCAAATGGCCGGTTCGGTGATCATGGAAGTGGGGTTATTTGGTATGCTCGTGACAGCTTGCTTTGTTACCATCCCAGCGCTCATTCTTCATGCCTGGAGGAGGGACCAGGCGGAATGGAAAGCACGATCACAGTGTTGTTGA
- the LOC123040728 gene encoding uncharacterized protein has translation MAVADADAVLPPPPPPPARIVVVVLALVHLALAPMLALGGVLCIAAGALPYLFFAVAWVISAATAGQIVASRAWGESSAQFVFLQAIMYWGLKVLIYSILVLVALLVLLMCVDYVIAVVSGSTSAFKKSASGAFTRESVADMFRLPRTAVLGYVADVAFFLLMVAGLLVAMLSPHVEGSISQGEMVASVIIDVALFGMHATACFVIIPALVLSVWRGGQADRKAPSQFC, from the exons ATGGCCGTCGCCGACGCCGACGCGGtgctgccgccgcccccgcccccgccggcgCGGATCGTCGTCGTGGTGCTAGCGCTCGTGCACTTGGCCCTCGCCCCGATGCTGGCGCTCGGGGGCGTCCTCTGCATCGCGGCGGGAGCCCTCCCCTACCTGTTCTTCGCGGTCGCGTGGGTCATCTCTGCGGCCACGGCTGGACAGATCGTGGCGAGCCGCGCCTGGGGCGAGAGCTCCGCCCAATTCGTGTTCCTGCAGGCCATAATGTACTGGGGCCTCAAGGTCCTCATCTACAGCATCCTTGTGCTGGTCGCGCTTCTCGTCCTGTTGATGTGCGTGGACTACGTGATTGCAGTTGTATCTGGATCCACTTCGGCATTCAAGAAG AGCGCATCAGGAGCATTCACGCGGGAGTCGGTTGCAGACATGTTTAGGCTTCCGCGCACCGCGGTGCTTGGATATGTTGCGGATGTGGCCTTCTTCCTTCTAATGGTCGCTGGTCTTCTGGTGGCGATGCTGTCGCCGCACGTGGAGGGTTCGATATCTCAGGGTGAAATGGTTGCCTCCGTAATCATAGATGTGGCACTATTTGGTATGCACGCGACAGCTTGCTTTGTTATCATCCCAGCGCTCGTTCTTAGTGTGTGGAGGGGTGGCCAGGCGGACAGGAAAGCGCCATCGCAGTTTTGTTGA